One genomic region from Candidatus Nitrosopumilus koreensis AR1 encodes:
- a CDS encoding RNA-binding domain-containing protein: MNDKIEITIDAIVHATEDISKIFQSFEILDLKEEDFTINETTGHFDNPIIILGAKISKKQALNFIKKLVEMLPDEQVKELINEIEERTVDSRFHMRLDKQELVKGNVTISEKDTIKIKIHTPVYNKKDTVKTFTEIFQIAN; this comes from the coding sequence ATGAATGACAAGATAGAGATCACAATTGATGCCATAGTTCATGCAACTGAGGATATTTCAAAAATTTTCCAATCCTTTGAGATACTGGATTTGAAAGAAGAGGACTTTACCATTAACGAGACTACAGGTCATTTTGATAACCCAATCATCATACTTGGTGCAAAGATTTCCAAAAAACAGGCTCTAAATTTTATAAAAAAATTAGTAGAGATGTTGCCAGATGAGCAGGTTAAAGAATTAATCAATGAGATTGAAGAAAGAACAGTTGATTCAAGATTTCACATGAGACTAGACAAACAAGAGTTAGTAAAAGGCAATGTTACAATTAGTGAAAAAGATACAATAAAAATAAAAATTCACACGCCAGTTTACAACAAAAAAGATACTGTCAAAACGTTTACAGAAATTTTTCAAATTGCCAACTAG